A genomic region of Rhodohalobacter sp. 614A contains the following coding sequences:
- a CDS encoding type II toxin-antitoxin system RelE family toxin yields MAWQVEIERKAQKALKKIPNPFKSNIIEAIDRLTEDVRPVGSKKLRGAEDLYRIRVNDYRIVYQIHDQKLVVLIVRIGHRKDIYEGL; encoded by the coding sequence ATGGCTTGGCAGGTAGAAATTGAGCGCAAAGCCCAAAAAGCTCTCAAGAAAATACCTAATCCATTCAAGTCGAATATTATCGAGGCAATTGATCGGTTGACGGAGGATGTAAGGCCTGTTGGAAGCAAGAAATTGAGAGGAGCAGAGGACCTATACCGAATTAGAGTAAATGATTATCGAATTGTCTATCAAATTCATGATCAAAAACTGGTGGTGTTAATTGTCCGTATTGGTCACCGAAAAGATATTTATGAGGGGCTTTGA
- a CDS encoding histone H1 — translation MSRKEELNQLISELEPDIDKFYEKGNKAAGTRARKKLQEIKKLSQEVRLEIQDMKNSGEV, via the coding sequence ATGAGTAGAAAAGAAGAACTAAACCAGCTAATTTCAGAGCTTGAGCCGGATATTGATAAATTCTATGAGAAAGGAAATAAGGCCGCTGGAACCAGAGCACGTAAAAAATTACAGGAGATAAAAAAATTATCTCAGGAAGTTCGTTTGGAGATTCAGGATATGAAGAATTCAGGTGAAGTTTAA
- a CDS encoding cytidine deaminase: MKNQTTNIASNAYAPYSNSDEYCYVLGKSGTFYPGVRVENSSYPLTIPADQAAICSSLGNGDHPVAILDSSRSNQLSKFWIEKFNLKKLESLPEDAVIYDPIVKKVDDVNLYLQKLCESTVSDQSDFPVTALLKTTDGYIPGVNIEFKEWNLGLCAERVALSRALASGYSEFLGMHVYAPQSEYISPCGACRQVLFEFMPDQTLVLHHDDQSLSRHLVSHLLPNGFSSSSLKK; the protein is encoded by the coding sequence TTGAAGAATCAAACCACAAATATAGCATCCAATGCTTACGCCCCCTATTCCAACAGCGATGAGTATTGTTATGTGTTGGGAAAATCCGGGACTTTCTATCCGGGTGTTCGGGTAGAAAATAGCTCATATCCATTGACGATCCCAGCCGATCAGGCCGCGATATGCAGTTCCCTGGGAAATGGAGACCATCCTGTTGCTATTCTGGATTCAAGCCGTTCCAATCAGTTATCCAAATTCTGGATTGAAAAATTTAACCTCAAAAAGCTCGAATCCCTCCCAGAGGACGCTGTAATCTATGATCCGATCGTAAAAAAAGTGGACGATGTGAATCTGTATTTACAGAAGCTCTGCGAATCAACCGTATCTGATCAATCGGACTTTCCCGTTACGGCTCTTCTGAAAACAACCGATGGATATATTCCCGGCGTAAACATTGAGTTCAAAGAATGGAATCTTGGCCTCTGCGCCGAACGTGTGGCCCTCTCAAGAGCTTTGGCCTCCGGTTACAGTGAATTCCTTGGCATGCACGTTTACGCCCCTCAAAGTGAATATATAAGCCCGTGTGGTGCGTGCCGTCAGGTTCTGTTCGAATTCATGCCGGACCAGACATTGGTACTTCATCATGATGATCAATCCCTGTCCCGTCATTTAGTCTCTCATCTTCTGCCAAACGGTTTTTCATCAAGTTCATTGAAAAAGTAA
- a CDS encoding glycoside hydrolase family 3 N-terminal domain-containing protein, whose amino-acid sequence MTQIKPIALNQIESFFRYFSLPLLLIVTLLTHSADAQITSTPAFTNDQDSLIDSSAIVVNVDSIMSEMTLDEKIGQLFMVRAYGTFMNDRDLDYLRLKELITDYHVGGILFFQGDIYGQAVTNNQLQELAKYPLWIAQDMEFGAAMRIDGTTRFTPAMGIAATGNPYNAFLKGKITAIEAKAVGVHQIYAPVLDVNNNPENPVINVRSYSADPQMVSEYGIEFMKGVQSEGLVSTGKHFPGHGDTDTDSHLALPTITHDYSRLDSIELVPFRNAINEGMQSIMSAHISFPNISEHEGLPGTLDESILQRILIDSLSFDGLVVTDGLEMQGITSHFSPGQAVIKALQAGVDQMLVSTDEKAAINEIKKAVESGKLTEDRIDKSVRKILTLKSSQGVFTNRFADIETLSYQINTPQFQNTANRIARESITVLKNNNVLPVRQADYPSILVVGISDGDEHSSAGVLRNEIRKYHENVSFHSLDSRTSEEEIDELLDDAKSADLVILGSFIRVSSYRSSHMPRNYLRILDQISSLNKPEILLAFGNPYLVETLPDTDVHLIAWSGAADQVRQTVPAIFGAADVKGKFPGEVPNMYNIGDGLEIPQSSLRFDEPIAADMSIDSLIKVDQIMQSAIDDSVFPGGVVGVVRNGSLVWQQSYGYHDYSKTKAVQPNNVYDLASISKIMATTTSMMKLVDEGKITLDDPVSKYIPEYDQGKKRDITIRHFLLHTSGLPAFRIYVDKLRTREELIEAVRNEPLINDPGEEYVYSDLGFILLAEIIEEVSGKRIDEYVQDEFFEPMGMTSTTYNPEHLGRLLTNRIPPTEIDTVYGRGLVHHRVHDERAYFMDGVSGHAGLFSSIQDMAKYFFMLLNDGVYAGHQYLSPETINLFTSHQSPINQRGLGFDRKSQGFSTAGTLTSEDSFGHTGFTGTSFWVDPNENIAIIILTNRTFPNRSYGSRISRIRAQIADAVMNSIQY is encoded by the coding sequence ATGACTCAAATAAAGCCCATTGCTCTAAATCAGATAGAATCTTTTTTCAGATATTTCTCACTTCCACTTCTTTTGATCGTTACTCTACTCACTCATTCTGCCGATGCTCAAATTACCAGCACACCCGCCTTTACAAATGATCAGGACAGTTTGATAGATTCATCAGCGATCGTGGTGAATGTTGATTCAATCATGTCTGAAATGACTCTCGATGAAAAAATCGGGCAGCTATTTATGGTTCGGGCCTATGGTACATTTATGAATGACCGCGATTTGGATTATCTGCGTTTAAAGGAATTGATCACGGATTATCATGTTGGGGGAATTCTTTTTTTCCAGGGAGATATTTATGGTCAGGCAGTTACGAACAACCAACTTCAGGAATTGGCTAAATATCCTTTATGGATCGCACAGGATATGGAGTTTGGAGCCGCAATGAGGATTGATGGAACCACCCGTTTCACTCCGGCAATGGGAATTGCAGCAACGGGAAATCCCTACAATGCATTTTTAAAGGGAAAAATAACAGCAATTGAGGCAAAAGCGGTAGGTGTCCACCAAATCTATGCGCCGGTTTTGGATGTAAACAACAATCCTGAAAACCCCGTGATTAACGTTCGTTCTTATTCTGCCGATCCACAAATGGTATCAGAATATGGGATTGAATTCATGAAAGGTGTTCAGAGTGAAGGACTTGTCTCAACCGGCAAACACTTTCCGGGCCATGGAGATACAGATACGGATTCTCACCTCGCTCTTCCAACGATTACCCATGACTATTCAAGGTTAGATTCGATTGAACTTGTCCCTTTCAGGAATGCCATTAATGAAGGAATGCAGAGCATCATGAGTGCTCATATCTCCTTTCCAAACATCAGTGAACACGAGGGACTTCCCGGAACGTTGGACGAATCCATTTTACAACGAATTCTTATCGATTCTCTTTCTTTTGATGGGCTGGTAGTTACCGATGGTTTGGAAATGCAGGGAATTACCAGTCACTTTTCTCCGGGGCAAGCCGTCATTAAAGCATTACAAGCCGGGGTTGATCAAATGCTTGTCAGCACCGATGAAAAGGCCGCCATCAATGAAATTAAAAAAGCAGTTGAATCAGGGAAATTGACAGAAGATCGAATCGATAAATCAGTCCGAAAAATTCTGACGTTGAAATCTTCTCAGGGAGTTTTCACGAACAGATTTGCAGATATTGAAACGCTGAGTTATCAGATTAATACTCCACAGTTTCAAAATACGGCGAATCGAATTGCACGAGAATCGATCACTGTTTTGAAGAATAACAACGTTCTTCCCGTCCGGCAGGCTGACTACCCAAGTATTCTGGTGGTTGGAATTTCTGATGGCGATGAACACTCCTCAGCCGGAGTTTTAAGAAATGAAATTCGAAAATATCATGAGAATGTTAGTTTTCACTCGCTCGATTCCCGAACAAGCGAAGAGGAAATTGATGAACTTCTGGATGATGCAAAATCAGCGGATCTGGTAATCCTGGGCTCATTCATTCGGGTTAGTTCATACCGTTCTTCACATATGCCGCGGAACTATCTCAGGATCCTGGACCAGATATCCAGCCTGAATAAACCTGAAATTCTTCTCGCCTTCGGCAATCCCTATTTGGTAGAAACACTGCCGGACACAGATGTACATTTAATCGCATGGTCGGGTGCGGCGGATCAGGTTCGCCAAACAGTTCCGGCAATTTTTGGAGCTGCTGATGTTAAGGGCAAGTTTCCCGGCGAAGTTCCGAACATGTACAATATCGGCGATGGTTTAGAAATTCCTCAAAGCTCTCTTCGGTTTGATGAACCTATTGCCGCAGATATGTCCATTGATTCGCTCATTAAAGTCGATCAAATTATGCAAAGTGCTATTGATGATTCCGTCTTTCCCGGTGGTGTGGTTGGAGTTGTACGGAATGGATCACTTGTATGGCAACAATCTTACGGATATCACGACTATTCCAAAACCAAAGCCGTACAGCCGAATAATGTTTACGACCTCGCTTCCATATCCAAAATTATGGCGACAACCACATCCATGATGAAACTGGTCGATGAGGGTAAAATCACTCTTGATGATCCTGTTTCGAAATACATTCCCGAGTATGATCAGGGAAAAAAACGGGACATCACAATACGGCATTTTCTTTTGCACACGTCCGGACTTCCTGCATTCCGAATTTATGTGGACAAATTGCGCACGCGCGAAGAATTGATTGAAGCCGTTCGAAATGAACCGCTCATCAATGATCCCGGAGAAGAGTACGTATACAGCGATCTTGGATTTATTCTTCTTGCTGAAATTATTGAAGAAGTGAGCGGCAAACGGATTGATGAGTATGTACAAGATGAATTCTTCGAACCAATGGGAATGACATCCACGACATACAATCCGGAACATTTGGGAAGGCTGTTAACGAATCGCATCCCTCCCACAGAAATTGATACCGTTTACGGCCGGGGATTGGTTCACCACCGAGTTCATGACGAACGTGCTTATTTTATGGATGGAGTTTCAGGCCATGCCGGTCTGTTCTCCAGCATTCAGGATATGGCAAAGTATTTCTTTATGCTTTTGAATGATGGCGTTTATGCCGGTCATCAGTATCTCTCGCCGGAAACCATCAATCTGTTTACAAGCCATCAATCACCAATAAACCAGCGGGGACTCGGATTCGACAGGAAAAGCCAGGGATTCAGTACTGCGGGCACATTAACCAGCGAAGACAGTTTCGGGCATACAGGTTTTACCGGGACCAGTTTTTGGGTGGATCCGAATGAAAACATCGCAATTATCATTTTAACAAACCGAACGTTTCCCAACCGCAGTTACGGAAGCAGAATCAGTCGGATTCGTGCACAAATTGCAGACGCCGTGATGAACAGCATTCAATATTGA
- a CDS encoding penicillin acylase family protein, protein MRFILKLLIFLGILLFGIAILSAYWTFYSPLPEYDAEIHLDELQQEVKVHWDPYAVPYIYAESEDDLYYSIGYIHAQDRLWQMTLSQIAAEGRFAEFLGKDLVEYDIHQRTLGFWETAKRIEAEAPDSLLHILERYSAGVNAFIDQNRDNLPAEFTLLGVKPIEWTPTHTIALSRLMAWDQNIHWWSELTYAYLAEELDPYQFQQLIPVYNDRYPTTLSDSESSSVASATMPLLETELDLRSALQKKGTQFGSNAWAVNGSKTVSGRPILAGDPHMGLSIPGFWYEVSYHTPNHQISGATIPGSPFVVLGQNEYIAWSMTNIMADDTDFFSEQINSNNPDEYILDSVSDSVVVYEEFNERREIIQVKDSDDELHVVRSTKHGPIISDIHPDSSLGDKLVSFSWMGHQVSQEVWALYKMNHAKTMNEFRNAVEGFDTPGMNFIYADSDDNIAIFTGANLPIRDYNPLMFRHGWDPSYDWQSTIPFDDLPHVVNPEQGFVAHANNKMHTDSYPYYISTFWEPPSRIMRINQYLEMSDSLQTETMQAMQNDVYSEHAREITEMILPILRSGENSNELQTALSYLENWNFEYTESSTAATIFDLFFINLTRNVLLDEIGSDLYEKLTRLEHLPVMIISEMLQSNSAFFDNQNTLQTETRDQIVRDSMAETLQQLNEEFGSQPFEWRWENVLKLTLQPPLLSEASQSPEAPAVFKMIVNNLFSKGPFTVRGNTMSINKGQYNWEFPFEMYLGPSIRRIVDFSTPGKSQTILPTGQSGNPLSTYYGDQTNLWLDGRYRFIYQDSTFFQETSFETMTLSPN, encoded by the coding sequence ATGAGGTTCATTTTAAAACTCCTGATTTTTTTAGGAATTCTATTATTCGGGATTGCCATCCTGTCCGCTTACTGGACCTTTTACTCTCCCCTCCCCGAATACGACGCTGAAATCCATCTTGATGAACTTCAGCAAGAGGTAAAAGTCCACTGGGATCCATATGCGGTTCCCTACATTTATGCTGAAAGTGAAGACGATCTTTACTATTCCATCGGGTACATTCACGCACAGGATCGACTCTGGCAAATGACGCTTTCACAAATTGCAGCCGAAGGCCGGTTTGCAGAATTCCTGGGCAAAGATCTGGTTGAATATGATATCCATCAACGCACGCTCGGTTTTTGGGAAACGGCGAAGCGAATAGAAGCCGAAGCTCCTGATTCATTACTTCATATCCTGGAACGATACTCAGCCGGGGTGAACGCTTTTATCGATCAAAACAGGGATAATCTTCCTGCTGAATTTACCTTGCTTGGTGTGAAGCCTATCGAATGGACTCCAACTCATACCATTGCTCTTTCAAGATTGATGGCCTGGGATCAAAATATACACTGGTGGAGTGAATTGACGTATGCATACCTGGCAGAGGAATTGGATCCGTACCAATTTCAACAACTGATTCCGGTTTACAACGATCGGTATCCAACGACGCTTTCCGACTCTGAATCTTCATCCGTAGCATCGGCAACCATGCCTTTACTTGAAACGGAACTCGATTTAAGATCGGCTCTTCAAAAAAAAGGAACGCAATTTGGGAGTAATGCCTGGGCTGTCAACGGCAGTAAAACTGTTTCCGGAAGACCGATTCTCGCCGGCGATCCGCATATGGGGCTAAGCATTCCTGGGTTTTGGTACGAGGTTTCCTATCACACTCCCAATCACCAAATATCCGGGGCTACCATCCCGGGTTCGCCCTTTGTTGTTTTGGGACAAAATGAATACATCGCATGGTCGATGACAAACATCATGGCCGATGATACCGATTTTTTCTCTGAACAAATCAATTCAAACAATCCTGATGAATATATTCTGGACAGTGTCTCCGACAGTGTGGTTGTGTATGAAGAATTCAACGAAAGACGCGAAATCATACAAGTAAAAGACAGTGATGATGAACTTCATGTTGTAAGAAGTACAAAGCACGGGCCAATCATCAGTGACATTCATCCCGATTCCTCTCTTGGTGATAAACTCGTTAGCTTCAGTTGGATGGGGCATCAAGTCAGCCAGGAAGTCTGGGCATTGTATAAGATGAACCATGCCAAAACAATGAATGAATTCAGAAATGCCGTTGAAGGATTCGACACTCCCGGAATGAATTTTATTTATGCTGACAGCGACGATAATATTGCCATTTTTACCGGTGCCAATCTTCCAATCCGCGACTACAATCCATTAATGTTCAGGCATGGATGGGATCCGTCTTACGATTGGCAATCCACCATTCCGTTTGATGACCTACCTCATGTAGTAAATCCCGAGCAAGGTTTTGTTGCCCATGCAAATAACAAAATGCATACCGACAGTTATCCCTATTACATTTCCACCTTTTGGGAACCGCCTTCCCGTATAATGAGGATCAACCAATACCTGGAGATGTCCGACAGCCTGCAAACAGAAACGATGCAGGCTATGCAAAACGATGTTTACTCAGAACATGCCCGGGAAATTACCGAAATGATTCTTCCGATTCTTCGTAGCGGAGAAAATTCGAATGAGCTTCAAACCGCACTTTCCTACCTCGAGAACTGGAACTTTGAGTATACCGAATCATCAACTGCCGCCACGATATTTGACCTGTTTTTTATCAATCTTACCCGAAACGTTTTACTCGATGAAATCGGATCAGATCTATATGAAAAACTGACCCGTCTTGAGCATCTTCCGGTCATGATTATTTCGGAAATGCTACAATCAAACAGTGCTTTTTTTGATAATCAGAACACACTTCAAACCGAAACACGGGATCAGATTGTACGCGATAGTATGGCGGAAACTCTTCAGCAGCTAAATGAAGAATTTGGATCACAACCCTTTGAATGGCGTTGGGAAAATGTTCTGAAACTGACTTTGCAACCGCCCTTATTAAGTGAAGCCAGCCAATCTCCGGAAGCACCGGCCGTATTTAAAATGATCGTTAATAACTTATTCAGTAAAGGCCCGTTTACCGTGCGTGGAAATACAATGTCTATCAACAAAGGCCAATACAATTGGGAATTCCCTTTCGAAATGTACCTGGGACCTTCCATTCGAAGAATCGTTGATTTTTCCACGCCGGGAAAATCTCAAACAATCTTGCCGACAGGCCAATCGGGCAATCCGTTATCTACGTATTATGGAGATCAAACAAACTTGTGGCTCGACGGCCGCTACCGATTTATCTACCAGGATAGTACCTTCTTTCAGGAGACCAGTTTTGAAACCATGACTTTATCACCGAATTAA
- a CDS encoding 3-hydroxyacyl-CoA dehydrogenase family protein, producing the protein MKKVSVIGGGTMGNGIAHVFAMSGFEVTLVETKQEFLDKALNTIEKNLSRMVNKEKISESDKTETLNRIHSALDISEGVKDSDLVVEAIPENFALKKKAFEEIESAASSETIFASNTSSISITKLAAVTHRPEKFIGMHFFNPVPVMKLVEVINGLETSPETTKAVMDLAEKLGKVPVPANDSPGFVSNRVLMPMINEAIFCVYEGVAKPEDVDQVMKLGMAHPMGPLRLADFIGLDVCLDILNVLYDGFKDPKYRPCPLLVKMVNAGKLGNKTGEGFFKYD; encoded by the coding sequence ATAAAAAAAGTATCGGTAATTGGAGGCGGAACAATGGGAAATGGAATCGCTCATGTCTTTGCGATGAGTGGTTTTGAAGTGACGCTTGTTGAGACGAAACAGGAATTTCTGGATAAAGCTTTGAACACCATTGAGAAAAATTTATCCCGAATGGTTAACAAAGAGAAAATTTCCGAGAGTGATAAGACGGAAACCCTGAACCGTATTCACTCCGCATTGGATATTTCTGAGGGAGTAAAAGACAGTGATTTGGTTGTGGAGGCTATTCCGGAAAATTTTGCCCTGAAGAAAAAGGCTTTTGAAGAGATTGAATCCGCCGCTTCATCAGAGACCATTTTTGCTTCAAACACTTCATCCATTTCCATCACAAAATTGGCTGCAGTAACCCATCGTCCCGAGAAATTCATCGGGATGCATTTTTTCAATCCCGTTCCTGTGATGAAACTCGTGGAAGTGATTAATGGATTGGAAACCAGTCCTGAAACTACAAAAGCGGTCATGGATTTGGCGGAGAAACTTGGCAAAGTTCCGGTACCGGCAAATGATTCACCGGGATTTGTTTCCAATCGAGTGCTGATGCCGATGATCAACGAGGCGATTTTTTGTGTGTATGAAGGCGTGGCAAAACCGGAAGATGTGGACCAGGTGATGAAATTGGGAATGGCCCATCCTATGGGGCCGCTACGGCTTGCGGATTTCATCGGCCTTGATGTATGCCTGGATATTTTAAATGTCTTGTATGATGGTTTTAAAGATCCAAAATATCGGCCGTGCCCTCTTCTGGTGAAGATGGTGAATGCCGGAAAACTCGGTAATAAAACCGGGGAAGGTTTTTTTAAATACGATTAA
- a CDS encoding threonine aldolase family protein codes for MIDLRSDTITRPTPEMLRTMIRAEVGDDVFAADPTVNKFQQRMADMFGMEAGLFVPSGTMSNQLCLHVLTEPGDEVIIDEAGHVFNYESGAAAYLSSIQLRSLKGNRGKLTSELIESAIRPKNEWDPKSKVIALENTTNKGGGAYYTKDELTEIRELADRHGLFVHLDGARIWNAMAVSGIEPDFFGSISDTISICFSKGLGAPIGSMMLANKEQIKRARRHRKMLGGGMRQVGLLAAAAEYAVDHHQTLLDDDHKRAKKFAETISKNPAFGVDLSTVDTNIVLFDVVDETAEEALQKFSDAGIAFVPFGPKTIRATFHFQVDDEDLENVLKAVAEYQ; via the coding sequence ATGATAGATTTACGAAGTGATACAATAACGCGGCCGACCCCCGAAATGCTTCGGACGATGATTCGGGCCGAAGTTGGTGATGATGTATTTGCAGCCGATCCAACGGTGAATAAATTTCAACAGAGAATGGCCGATATGTTCGGGATGGAAGCGGGGCTTTTTGTGCCAAGTGGCACGATGAGTAATCAACTTTGTCTGCACGTTCTCACAGAACCGGGAGATGAAGTGATTATTGATGAGGCCGGTCATGTATTTAACTATGAATCGGGTGCAGCGGCCTATCTTTCGTCCATTCAATTACGGTCTTTAAAAGGAAATCGGGGAAAATTAACTTCCGAATTGATTGAATCGGCCATTCGTCCCAAAAATGAGTGGGATCCGAAATCCAAAGTCATTGCACTTGAGAATACCACGAACAAAGGCGGAGGGGCGTATTACACAAAAGACGAACTTACAGAAATTCGTGAGCTTGCCGACAGGCATGGACTTTTTGTTCATCTGGATGGCGCCAGAATCTGGAATGCGATGGCAGTTTCCGGAATAGAACCGGATTTTTTTGGAAGTATCAGCGATACGATTTCCATCTGTTTTAGTAAAGGACTCGGCGCCCCGATAGGTTCAATGATGCTGGCAAACAAAGAGCAAATTAAACGGGCACGAAGGCACCGGAAAATGCTGGGAGGAGGGATGCGGCAGGTTGGGCTTCTTGCGGCTGCTGCGGAATATGCAGTTGATCATCACCAAACACTTTTGGATGATGATCATAAAAGAGCCAAAAAATTTGCTGAGACAATTTCAAAGAATCCAGCTTTTGGGGTTGATCTTTCAACTGTTGACACAAACATTGTTTTGTTTGATGTGGTTGATGAAACGGCCGAAGAAGCCCTTCAAAAGTTTTCAGATGCTGGAATCGCATTTGTACCTTTTGGGCCAAAAACTATTCGCGCTACATTTCATTTCCAAGTCGATGATGAGGATTTGGAAAACGTGTTGAAAGCTGTAGCGGAATATCAGTGA
- the argJ gene encoding bifunctional glutamate N-acetyltransferase/amino-acid acetyltransferase ArgJ, with translation MLNNLTHVRGFKCWGAHMGIKSKRRDIALIYSSVPASAAAVFTRNIVAAEPIKLSRQHIKDGMAQAFIINSGNANACTGKEGWKGAVAMAETTAKELKIPKEAVIVASTGLIGEPFPTEKVVKGIKECVKKLSDRVIAGSLTANAILTTDTFAKEGFTSFTVEGHEINMAGIAKGSGMIHPDMGTMLGFIVCDIAISPKLLDEALRTAVDKSFNMITVDGDTSTNDMVSIMCNGEAGNKEITEKDANYDLFLANLEQLCTHLAKLIISDGEGSTKLIEYHTEGAKTEKEARQVVRTVSNSNLVKTAIFGSDPNWGRIIAAAGRSGVDFDPEKVDLYIGADINKMEQVVKAGQPIDGVRKKLKKVMAESTIIILIDLNQGDEKSVGWGSDFSYEYVRINAEYTT, from the coding sequence ATGTTAAATAATCTTACTCACGTACGTGGTTTCAAATGCTGGGGAGCCCATATGGGAATCAAATCGAAGCGGAGAGACATCGCTCTTATTTACTCATCGGTGCCGGCATCCGCAGCAGCCGTATTTACCCGAAATATTGTAGCGGCTGAACCCATTAAACTGAGTCGCCAGCACATCAAAGATGGAATGGCACAGGCGTTTATCATCAACTCCGGAAATGCCAATGCCTGTACCGGTAAAGAAGGCTGGAAAGGCGCCGTGGCCATGGCAGAAACCACGGCCAAAGAGTTGAAGATTCCAAAAGAAGCGGTCATCGTCGCATCCACCGGTTTGATTGGAGAACCCTTCCCTACGGAGAAAGTGGTTAAAGGAATCAAAGAATGTGTGAAAAAACTTTCGGATCGGGTAATTGCCGGATCTTTAACAGCAAATGCGATCCTCACAACCGACACTTTTGCCAAAGAAGGATTTACATCGTTCACTGTTGAAGGACACGAAATCAACATGGCGGGGATTGCCAAAGGCTCTGGAATGATTCATCCTGATATGGGCACCATGCTCGGATTTATTGTTTGCGATATTGCCATCAGCCCAAAGTTGCTGGATGAAGCTCTCCGAACGGCTGTCGACAAATCATTCAACATGATTACAGTGGATGGCGATACGTCTACCAATGACATGGTTTCAATTATGTGCAATGGAGAAGCTGGCAACAAAGAAATCACCGAAAAAGATGCCAACTATGATCTGTTTTTAGCCAATCTCGAACAACTTTGTACACACCTCGCAAAACTGATTATTTCGGATGGCGAAGGCTCCACGAAACTGATTGAATATCACACTGAAGGAGCCAAAACAGAGAAAGAGGCACGGCAGGTTGTTCGAACAGTTTCCAACTCCAATCTTGTAAAAACAGCTATTTTTGGTTCTGATCCCAACTGGGGACGAATTATTGCCGCAGCCGGACGATCCGGAGTTGATTTTGATCCTGAGAAAGTAGATCTCTACATCGGCGCAGATATTAACAAAATGGAGCAGGTTGTGAAAGCGGGTCAGCCTATTGACGGCGTTCGAAAGAAACTCAAAAAAGTGATGGCGGAATCAACTATCATCATTTTGATAGATCTAAACCAGGGTGACGAAAAATCCGTAGGCTGGGGTTCGGATTTCTCTTATGAATACGTGAGAATTAACGCTGAATATACTACGTAA
- the argC gene encoding N-acetyl-gamma-glutamyl-phosphate reductase: protein MPKHKVGIVGASGYTGSELVRLLAHHPEVTLEFVTSETYSGKRISDIYPHLQDLVDIELISIENVSDFEPDLVFLALPHGVSMNFVKDHGIDEFVTIDLSGDFRFSSQGIYEEWYKKTHVSAEFMEHSVYGLPELFRDKIRNARLIANPGCYPTSAILALAPLIKHGYVNPSSIVVDSKSGVTGAGAKPKEGLHFPDVFGNFSAYSLVNHRHTPEIENTLLNYSGYSTEILFTPHLLPIDRGILTTTYSTPKKEVNMEMVEELFHSVYEKEHFVRVFDAPPSLKNIRGSNYCDIHATYDERTHRIITISTIDNLVKGAAGQAVQNMNIVFGLIESTGLKHIPLNP from the coding sequence ATGCCCAAGCATAAAGTAGGAATTGTAGGTGCTTCCGGATATACCGGATCAGAGCTTGTCAGATTGCTTGCCCATCACCCGGAAGTTACCCTTGAGTTTGTAACCAGCGAAACATATTCAGGAAAACGAATCTCCGATATCTATCCGCATCTCCAGGATTTGGTGGATATCGAACTGATTTCCATTGAAAACGTATCGGATTTTGAGCCGGATTTGGTTTTTCTTGCACTCCCCCATGGAGTTTCCATGAACTTTGTAAAAGATCATGGGATTGATGAGTTCGTTACGATTGATCTCTCCGGTGATTTCCGATTTTCTTCTCAGGGGATTTACGAGGAGTGGTATAAAAAAACGCATGTGTCTGCGGAATTTATGGAGCATTCTGTCTATGGTTTGCCGGAACTGTTTCGGGATAAGATTCGAAATGCGAGACTTATTGCCAATCCCGGATGTTATCCAACTTCTGCGATTTTAGCACTCGCGCCTCTCATCAAACACGGGTATGTTAATCCTTCTTCTATTGTTGTGGATTCGAAATCCGGTGTGACCGGTGCCGGGGCAAAACCCAAAGAGGGCCTGCACTTTCCCGATGTCTTTGGAAATTTCTCAGCTTATTCGCTGGTCAATCACAGGCACACGCCAGAGATCGAAAATACACTCCTGAATTACTCGGGATATTCAACTGAAATTCTGTTTACTCCACATTTGCTGCCCATTGACCGGGGAATTTTGACCACGACTTACAGTACGCCAAAAAAAGAAGTAAACATGGAAATGGTAGAAGAACTCTTCCATTCTGTCTATGAGAAGGAACATTTTGTAAGAGTCTTCGATGCTCCGCCATCCCTTAAAAATATTCGCGGTTCTAATTACTGCGATATTCATGCAACTTATGATGAGCGGACACATAGAATTATAACAATCTCTACAATTGATAATCTTGTAAAAGGAGCGGCCGGACAAGCGGTGCAAAATATGAACATCGTCTTCGGGCTGATTGAATCAACCGGGTTGAAACATATCCCGCTAAACCCATAA